The following proteins are encoded in a genomic region of Hymenobacter siberiensis:
- a CDS encoding AMP nucleosidase, which produces MKTKEEIVNNWLPRYTGVALDDFGQYILLTNFSNYVYMFAEQFDVKVNGLDKPMQSATANGITIINFGMGSPMAATVMDLLSAIKPKAALFLGKCGGLKKTKLGDLVLPIAAIRGEGTSDDYLPKEIPALPSFRLQRAVSSMIKKHEMDYYTGTVYTTNRRVWEHDTEFKDYLRRVRALAVDMETATIFVCGFMNDIPHGALLLVSDNPMTPEGVKTSESDSKVTTDFVKRHLQIGIESLQELQFSGESVKHMRFD; this is translated from the coding sequence ATGAAGACCAAAGAAGAGATTGTAAATAACTGGTTGCCACGCTACACGGGCGTAGCCCTCGATGATTTTGGGCAGTACATTCTGCTGACCAATTTCAGCAACTACGTGTACATGTTTGCCGAGCAGTTCGACGTGAAGGTGAACGGGTTGGACAAGCCCATGCAGTCGGCCACGGCTAACGGCATCACCATCATCAACTTCGGCATGGGCTCGCCCATGGCGGCCACGGTTATGGATTTGCTGTCGGCCATCAAGCCCAAGGCAGCCCTGTTTCTGGGCAAGTGCGGCGGCCTGAAAAAGACCAAGCTCGGCGATTTGGTGCTGCCCATCGCGGCCATTCGCGGCGAAGGAACTTCGGATGATTACCTGCCCAAGGAAATTCCGGCCCTGCCCTCGTTCCGCCTGCAGCGCGCCGTGTCGTCGATGATTAAGAAGCACGAGATGGACTACTACACCGGCACGGTATATACCACCAACCGCCGCGTGTGGGAGCACGATACCGAGTTCAAGGACTACCTGCGCCGCGTGCGCGCCCTGGCCGTGGACATGGAAACGGCCACCATTTTCGTGTGCGGCTTCATGAACGACATCCCGCACGGCGCCCTGCTGCTGGTGAGCGACAACCCGATGACGCCCGAGGGCGTGAAAACCTCGGAGTCGGATTCGAAAGTGACCACCGATTTCGTGAAGCGCCACCTGCAAATCGGCATCGAGTCGCTGCAGGAGCTGCAGTTTTCGGGCGAGTCGGTGAAGCACATGCGCTTCGACTAA
- a CDS encoding type I restriction enzyme HsdR N-terminal domain-containing protein, with amino-acid sequence MQALDLPPFEAKLTQSATNQPLIWDGLRRKHVVLTPEEWVRQHVVHYLISHLGYPRGLLALERGLRYNQRRKRTDLLALGPTGQPLLLVECKAPSVAIDAAVARQATTYNQTIGAPLLLLTNGLVHYCWRVDFATRTNERLEEIPAFSVAVGL; translated from the coding sequence ATGCAAGCCTTGGACCTGCCGCCTTTCGAAGCCAAACTTACGCAATCGGCCACAAATCAGCCGCTCATCTGGGATGGGCTGCGGCGTAAGCACGTCGTGCTCACCCCCGAAGAGTGGGTGCGTCAGCACGTTGTTCATTATTTGATAAGCCACCTGGGCTACCCGCGCGGCCTGCTGGCCCTGGAGCGCGGCCTGCGCTATAACCAGCGCCGGAAGCGCACCGACCTGCTGGCCCTCGGCCCCACCGGCCAGCCGCTGCTGCTGGTGGAGTGCAAAGCGCCCTCCGTGGCCATCGACGCGGCCGTGGCCCGCCAAGCTACCACCTACAACCAAACCATCGGTGCGCCGCTGCTGCTGCTCACCAACGGCCTGGTGCACTACTGCTGGCGGGTCGATTTCGCGACGCGAACCAATGAGCGGCTGGAGGAGATTCCGGCGTTTTCGGTTGCAGTGGGGCTGTAG